In Stigmatella aurantiaca, one genomic interval encodes:
- a CDS encoding POTRA domain-containing protein, which translates to MCLLAACGVLASPPIPGEAFSAPPNVVAVELVLPEGSDTQGLAGLVEVRRGQVLSPRAVRQSVEGLWNTGRFTDVVARTVEVPGGVRLVFHLTPVQRLTRLVIEGNVVLSDEEIREASGLQEGTPLDPDALDAAKEAIAAAYRHKGYHQARVADTQEPVPEGVVLVFTLEEGEPLRIGRVTFTGSPGLALPRLMESLGLELGMVFDQARLEASLERLRRLLREQRYYRARVGALQVTQEDGRAAVTVPLSAGPRYAFHFHGNHHFPSRVLERVLAYDGSEPLDLGMTEQLAWRVANFYRYRGYHFVRVTPREVRRPDQEEAVLAFDIEEGQRLAVKEVRFHGNRALPSGVLREVLAERVRANEPVPDLELPLQDDPLRIDGREELGLGTVPPVPDPHTVFVEEAYLDAAEVLTEAYRERGFPDARVSFLRLTLEETGQTAVAEFEVVEGQERRVGDVEVDGMPPEVSSEDVELYPGDSLSEEAVDRARRALELKLARAGYLFARVEMEATAGEEDPRDMLVRLHVEPGPRVRVGRIILQGQVRTDERTVRGHLDVEVGQVMDLEKLAEGRRRLARLNIFRQVEVQLREPGRREEIKDVLVTIQERPRLDGEVSGGYFLVDGPRLTLDTAFPNVNGRGLNVLARGKINYVGLSADAFSGRYSEENEEDSALYGWAGLGGRGSVSFTYPRLNTWLSREVGARLDFIGERVHRPSYLSTRFAAVAGLDWAATKWLSVSLQYELEHNRLRSRGGVLSELNRADQERLRFPYGVFSLHSLRPAVTLDFRDDPTNPRRGLWVSASTEFTRDLSVSPTDARGTPVPDFPIDGVKLAANVTVYAPLGRRASLALSARGGTILPLSEGAQSIGSKLFYLGGSSSLRGFREDGVLPQDQRTAVRPQLQSCRSLVNPAACPPELRALLDGQAPISPGGELFTLGKAELRLPVFSSLDLGVFFEAGNLWGDRANFELGALRYTSGVGLRYVTPVGPLAFDVGYNLDRDDDFNEPTTQFHFSIGVF; encoded by the coding sequence GCCCTCCCATCCCCGGGGAGGCGTTCTCCGCTCCCCCCAACGTGGTGGCGGTGGAGCTGGTGTTGCCCGAGGGCTCGGACACGCAGGGGCTGGCGGGGCTGGTGGAGGTGCGGCGCGGCCAGGTGCTCTCGCCCCGGGCGGTGCGCCAGAGCGTGGAGGGGCTGTGGAACACGGGCCGCTTCACCGACGTGGTGGCCCGGACGGTGGAGGTGCCCGGAGGGGTGAGGCTGGTGTTCCACCTCACGCCGGTCCAGCGGCTCACGCGGCTGGTCATCGAGGGGAACGTCGTCCTGAGCGACGAGGAGATTCGTGAGGCCAGCGGCCTGCAAGAGGGCACCCCGCTGGATCCCGATGCGCTGGATGCGGCCAAGGAGGCCATCGCCGCGGCCTACCGCCACAAGGGCTACCACCAGGCGCGGGTGGCGGACACCCAGGAGCCCGTGCCGGAGGGGGTCGTCCTGGTGTTCACGCTGGAGGAGGGCGAGCCGCTGCGCATCGGCCGGGTGACGTTCACGGGCAGCCCCGGCCTGGCCCTGCCCCGGCTGATGGAGTCCCTGGGGCTGGAGCTGGGCATGGTGTTCGACCAGGCGCGGCTGGAGGCCAGCCTGGAGCGGCTGCGGAGGCTGCTGCGGGAGCAGCGCTACTACCGCGCACGGGTGGGCGCCCTCCAGGTGACGCAGGAGGACGGCCGCGCGGCGGTGACGGTGCCCCTGTCGGCGGGCCCGCGCTACGCCTTCCACTTCCATGGCAACCACCACTTCCCCTCCCGGGTGCTGGAGCGGGTGCTGGCGTATGACGGCTCGGAGCCCCTGGACCTGGGGATGACGGAGCAGCTCGCGTGGCGGGTGGCGAACTTCTACCGCTACCGGGGCTACCACTTCGTGCGCGTCACGCCCCGGGAGGTGCGCAGGCCCGACCAGGAAGAGGCCGTGCTGGCCTTCGACATCGAGGAGGGCCAGCGCCTCGCCGTGAAGGAGGTGCGCTTCCACGGCAACCGGGCCCTGCCGAGCGGCGTGTTGCGCGAGGTGCTCGCCGAGCGCGTCCGCGCGAACGAGCCCGTCCCCGACCTGGAGCTGCCCCTGCAGGACGATCCCCTGCGCATCGACGGGCGGGAGGAGCTGGGGCTGGGCACCGTCCCGCCGGTGCCGGATCCGCACACCGTCTTCGTGGAGGAGGCCTACCTGGACGCGGCCGAGGTGCTGACGGAGGCCTACCGCGAGCGCGGCTTCCCGGATGCGCGGGTGAGCTTCCTGCGCCTGACGCTGGAGGAGACCGGCCAGACGGCGGTGGCCGAGTTCGAGGTGGTGGAGGGCCAGGAGCGGCGGGTGGGCGACGTGGAGGTCGACGGCATGCCCCCCGAGGTGTCCTCCGAGGACGTGGAACTCTACCCCGGGGACTCGCTGAGCGAGGAGGCCGTCGATCGGGCCCGGCGGGCGCTGGAGCTGAAGCTGGCGAGGGCGGGGTACCTGTTCGCTCGCGTCGAGATGGAGGCCACCGCCGGTGAGGAGGACCCGAGGGACATGCTCGTGCGCCTGCACGTGGAGCCCGGCCCCCGGGTCCGCGTGGGCCGCATCATCCTCCAGGGCCAGGTCCGCACGGATGAGCGCACGGTGCGCGGCCACCTCGACGTGGAAGTCGGGCAGGTGATGGACCTGGAGAAGCTGGCGGAGGGGCGGCGCCGCCTGGCGCGCCTCAACATCTTCCGGCAGGTGGAGGTGCAGCTCCGCGAGCCGGGCCGGCGGGAGGAAATCAAGGACGTCCTGGTGACCATTCAGGAGCGGCCGCGCCTGGACGGGGAGGTGTCCGGTGGGTACTTCCTGGTGGATGGGCCCCGGCTCACGCTGGATACGGCCTTCCCGAACGTCAACGGCCGTGGGCTCAACGTGCTGGCGCGCGGGAAGATCAACTACGTGGGCCTGAGCGCGGATGCGTTCTCCGGCAGGTACTCGGAGGAGAACGAGGAGGACAGCGCGCTCTATGGCTGGGCGGGGCTCGGCGGACGGGGCAGCGTGTCCTTCACCTATCCGCGCCTCAACACCTGGCTGTCCCGGGAGGTGGGCGCGCGGCTGGACTTCATCGGCGAGCGCGTGCACCGGCCCTCCTACCTCTCCACGCGGTTCGCGGCGGTCGCGGGGCTCGACTGGGCGGCGACGAAGTGGCTGAGCGTGTCGCTCCAGTACGAGCTGGAGCACAACCGGCTCCGCTCGCGCGGCGGCGTGCTGAGCGAGCTGAACCGGGCGGACCAGGAGCGGCTGCGCTTTCCGTACGGCGTGTTCTCGCTGCACTCGCTGCGGCCCGCCGTCACGCTGGACTTCCGGGACGATCCCACCAACCCCCGCCGGGGCCTGTGGGTGTCCGCGAGCACGGAGTTCACCCGGGACTTGAGCGTGTCGCCCACCGACGCGCGGGGCACGCCGGTGCCGGACTTTCCCATCGACGGGGTGAAGCTGGCCGCCAACGTGACGGTGTACGCGCCCCTGGGACGCCGGGCCAGCCTGGCCCTGTCGGCCCGGGGCGGCACCATCCTGCCCCTGTCCGAGGGGGCGCAGTCGATTGGCTCCAAGCTCTTCTACCTGGGCGGCTCGTCGAGCCTGCGCGGCTTCCGGGAGGATGGGGTGCTGCCGCAGGACCAGCGCACCGCCGTCCGGCCCCAGCTCCAGTCCTGCCGCTCCCTCGTCAATCCGGCGGCCTGTCCGCCCGAGCTGAGGGCGCTCCTGGATGGGCAGGCGCCCATCAGCCCGGGCGGCGAGCTGTTCACGCTGGGCAAGGCGGAGCTGCGCCTGCCGGTGTTCAGCTCGTTGGACCTGGGCGTCTTCTTCGAGGCGGGCAACCTGTGGGGAGACCGGGCGAACTTCGAGCTGGGGGCGCTGCGGTACACCTCCGGGGTGGGCCTGCGCTATGTGACGCCCGTGGGGCCGCTGGCCTTCGATGTGGGCTACAACCTGGACCGGGACGACGACTTCAACGAGCCCACCACCCAGTTCCACTTCAGCATCGGTGTCTTCTGA
- a CDS encoding 1-acyl-sn-glycerol-3-phosphate acyltransferase — protein sequence MFYAFIHGLVSLALRLFYRVKVQAPADGFDGPLMFVGNHPNSLIDPALVFILTRRHVTFLAKEPLFRMPVIGWILKGLDALPVYRKQDHPSQMTKNEGTLDAARAALAEGRAITLFPEGRSHSEPSLGELKTGAARIALGAARQGAPVRIIPVGFTYEEKNVFRSEALVEVGPAIEVLPFLRGEGEEAEREAVRTLTARIAAELKALTVNLDRWEDLPVIQLAERLYAFRQGEKVGSERLKHWARGLQLLQAGQPERFEQVRSALMSYHRRLAVVQATPEDVALTYHPRGVFTFIVKNLAVVCLGLPLFLAGLVLFGLPYQVPPLVARRSELDLQGTVKFLVSLVLVFVWWPGLVAVFWALGGWGWGVGALLGLPPLALFTLYFSERWSVLWHDITVFFALGNRSRLKALLQADGAQLATELEQLASEYRSQLERSSASGA from the coding sequence GTGTTCTACGCGTTCATCCATGGTCTGGTGTCCCTGGCGCTGCGGCTCTTCTACCGGGTGAAGGTGCAGGCGCCGGCCGATGGGTTTGACGGGCCGCTCATGTTCGTGGGCAACCACCCCAACAGCCTCATTGATCCGGCGCTCGTGTTCATCCTCACCCGGCGCCACGTCACCTTCCTGGCCAAGGAGCCGCTCTTCCGGATGCCCGTCATCGGGTGGATCCTCAAGGGGCTGGACGCCTTGCCCGTCTACCGCAAGCAGGACCATCCCTCTCAGATGACGAAGAACGAGGGGACGCTGGATGCGGCGCGGGCGGCGCTCGCCGAGGGGCGGGCCATCACCCTGTTTCCCGAGGGGCGCAGCCACTCGGAGCCCTCGCTGGGGGAGCTGAAGACGGGGGCTGCGCGGATCGCCCTGGGCGCCGCGCGCCAGGGGGCCCCCGTGCGCATCATTCCGGTGGGCTTCACCTATGAGGAGAAGAACGTCTTCCGCAGCGAGGCCCTCGTGGAGGTGGGCCCCGCCATCGAGGTGCTGCCCTTCCTGCGGGGAGAGGGGGAGGAGGCGGAGCGGGAGGCCGTGCGCACGTTGACGGCGCGCATCGCGGCGGAGCTCAAGGCCCTCACCGTCAACCTGGACCGCTGGGAGGACCTGCCGGTCATCCAGCTCGCGGAGCGGCTCTATGCCTTTCGCCAGGGCGAGAAGGTGGGCTCCGAGCGTCTGAAGCACTGGGCGCGCGGACTGCAGCTCCTGCAGGCCGGGCAGCCGGAGCGGTTCGAGCAGGTGCGCTCGGCGCTGATGTCGTACCACCGGCGGCTCGCGGTGGTGCAGGCCACCCCGGAGGATGTGGCGCTCACCTACCATCCCCGGGGGGTGTTCACCTTCATCGTGAAGAACCTCGCGGTGGTGTGCCTGGGGCTGCCCCTGTTCCTGGCGGGGCTCGTGCTCTTCGGACTGCCGTACCAGGTGCCGCCGCTGGTGGCCCGCCGGAGTGAACTGGACCTTCAGGGCACGGTGAAGTTCCTGGTGTCGCTGGTCCTGGTCTTCGTGTGGTGGCCCGGCCTGGTGGCGGTGTTCTGGGCGCTGGGCGGATGGGGCTGGGGCGTGGGGGCCCTGCTGGGCCTGCCGCCGCTGGCGCTCTTCACCCTGTACTTCTCCGAGCGGTGGAGCGTGCTGTGGCATGACATCACCGTGTTCTTCGCGCTCGGCAACCGCTCCCGGTTGAAGGCCCTGCTGCAGGCGGACGGGGCGCAGCTGGCCACCGAGCTGGAGCAACTGGCCAGTGAGTACCGGAGCCAGCTGGAACGGTCCTCCGCCTCCGGCGCCTAA
- a CDS encoding cytochrome c3 family protein encodes MKSAGPRPPRPLLAWAVGLLVLGGAVGLALRATAAEVATPMALAPVAYTGSASCQACHPDHSASWRRTFHRTMTQEASADAVQGDFGGASFTYAGVTSRFLREGAHFVIETLDGQGRLRRQTVARTVGSRRVQQYLVREGDRYIRLPVAWNIEERRWFHLTGGFLDPDSTDFNAHRAVWDANCIFCHNVKARPGYDWDQARFDSHVAELGVACEACHGPGTEHVARNTQPLRRYLLHYSDRADPSIVNPSRLGALQQVQICGHCHGQRLPEPIGRIRQFLSEGDPYTAGENLSAYTQPLQRDSHLAGVDVSLRFWKDGTPRLSAYEYQGLLMSKDFQRGGLTCQHCHSMHGGDPKGMITQAMRGPAACQGCHPALVARAAEHSRHREGSAGTDCYACHMPKITYGIGTVHPTHHIQNPDPSRAWRHEMPEACTLCHTDRSARWAAQTLRQQQGLPPSEELPENPDFALAESVRSLLSGDVVQRAVAAAALGDERGALSSPIARLWAVPFLLRALDDNYPSIRRLSWRSLESLVARAGQVRPGLAASAQHLPRFDFQAPEEERHRVARQWRQWWAATATGDIPRPGPAVPLDAAMEPLEPAIEHLLRRRATQPPIQIGE; translated from the coding sequence ATGAAGTCCGCTGGCCCGCGCCCTCCCCGCCCGTTGCTCGCCTGGGCCGTGGGGCTGCTGGTGCTGGGGGGCGCCGTGGGCCTGGCGCTCCGGGCCACCGCGGCCGAGGTGGCCACCCCCATGGCCCTGGCCCCCGTGGCCTACACGGGCTCCGCGTCCTGCCAGGCCTGCCATCCGGATCACTCCGCGAGCTGGCGGCGCACCTTCCACCGGACGATGACGCAGGAGGCCTCCGCGGACGCGGTGCAGGGGGACTTCGGCGGTGCGAGCTTCACCTACGCGGGCGTCACCTCCCGCTTCCTGCGCGAGGGCGCGCACTTCGTCATCGAGACGCTGGATGGGCAAGGCCGCCTGCGCCGGCAGACGGTGGCGCGCACCGTGGGCTCGCGGCGCGTGCAGCAGTACCTCGTGCGGGAAGGAGACCGGTACATCCGCCTGCCCGTGGCCTGGAACATCGAGGAGCGGCGCTGGTTCCACCTCACCGGCGGGTTCCTGGATCCCGACAGCACGGACTTCAACGCCCACCGCGCCGTCTGGGATGCCAACTGCATCTTCTGCCACAACGTCAAAGCCCGCCCCGGCTACGACTGGGACCAGGCCCGGTTCGACAGCCACGTGGCGGAGCTGGGGGTGGCCTGCGAGGCCTGCCATGGCCCGGGCACCGAGCACGTGGCGCGCAACACCCAGCCCCTGCGGCGCTACCTCCTGCACTACTCGGACCGGGCGGATCCGTCGATCGTCAACCCCTCGCGCCTGGGAGCGCTTCAGCAGGTGCAGATCTGCGGCCACTGCCATGGCCAGCGCCTGCCGGAGCCCATCGGCCGCATCCGCCAGTTTCTCTCCGAGGGAGACCCCTACACCGCGGGCGAGAACCTCTCCGCGTACACCCAGCCGCTCCAGCGCGACAGCCACCTGGCGGGCGTGGACGTGTCCTTGCGCTTCTGGAAGGACGGGACGCCCCGCCTCAGCGCCTACGAGTACCAAGGGCTGCTGATGTCCAAGGACTTCCAGCGCGGCGGGCTGACGTGCCAGCACTGCCACTCCATGCACGGGGGGGACCCCAAGGGGATGATCACCCAGGCCATGCGCGGGCCCGCCGCGTGCCAGGGCTGCCACCCGGCCCTCGTGGCCCGCGCGGCCGAACACAGCCGGCACCGGGAGGGCTCGGCGGGAACCGACTGCTACGCCTGCCACATGCCCAAAATCACCTACGGCATCGGGACGGTGCACCCCACGCACCACATTCAGAACCCCGACCCTTCGCGCGCCTGGCGCCACGAGATGCCCGAGGCCTGCACGCTCTGCCACACCGACCGCAGCGCGCGCTGGGCCGCGCAGACCCTGCGCCAGCAGCAGGGCCTGCCCCCGTCCGAAGAGCTGCCCGAGAACCCGGACTTCGCGCTGGCCGAGAGCGTGCGCAGCCTGCTCTCGGGCGATGTGGTGCAGCGCGCCGTGGCCGCCGCGGCCCTGGGCGACGAGCGCGGCGCCCTGTCCTCCCCCATCGCGCGCCTGTGGGCCGTGCCGTTCCTCCTGCGGGCGCTCGACGACAACTACCCATCCATCCGGCGCCTCTCGTGGCGCTCGCTCGAGTCGCTCGTGGCCCGCGCGGGCCAGGTCCGGCCCGGGCTCGCGGCGTCCGCCCAGCACCTCCCCCGCTTCGACTTCCAGGCCCCGGAGGAGGAGCGCCACCGGGTGGCGCGGCAGTGGCGGCAGTGGTGGGCGGCCACGGCCACGGGTGATATTCCCCGGCCCGGCCCGGCGGTTCCCCTGGATGCCGCGATGGAGCCGCTCGAACCCGCCATCGAGCACCTCCTGCGGCGGCGCGCCACCCAACCTCCCATCCAGATCGGCGAGTGA